A single Pedobacter sp. PACM 27299 DNA region contains:
- a CDS encoding RNA polymerase sigma-70 factor produces the protein MKQLDKVLLEKLVVLLREGDTAAFNELYYRYKGKIHQFAYRFVRCSETATELTQLVFVRLWKYKHTLDVSKDFDAFLLTITRNLVYKEFQRKAKADTYQNELAKQEHTYDPVASFMDLQDYRQLAESAIESLPPQSKKVFKLSREEGASYERISNELNISKNTVHSHMAKSLSHIRQYFKIHTPETVLVWLPVICTAVINW, from the coding sequence TTGAAACAGTTAGATAAGGTCCTGCTTGAAAAATTAGTTGTTTTACTCCGCGAAGGTGATACTGCTGCCTTTAATGAGTTGTATTATCGTTATAAAGGTAAAATCCACCAATTTGCTTATCGCTTTGTCAGGTGCTCCGAAACAGCGACTGAATTAACGCAGCTGGTATTTGTACGCTTATGGAAATATAAACATACGCTGGATGTAAGCAAAGACTTTGATGCTTTCTTATTAACCATTACCAGGAATCTGGTTTATAAAGAATTCCAGCGGAAAGCAAAAGCAGATACGTATCAAAATGAGCTCGCAAAACAGGAACATACCTACGATCCCGTGGCCAGTTTTATGGACTTACAAGATTATCGCCAGCTGGCAGAAAGTGCCATCGAGAGCCTGCCTCCACAAAGTAAAAAAGTGTTTAAGCTGAGCAGGGAAGAAGGAGCCAGTTATGAGCGAATTTCGAATGAACTCAACATTTCAAAAAATACCGTGCACAGTCACATGGCAAAATCATTGAGTCATATCCGACAGTATTTTAAAATCCATACACCGGAAACGGTATTGGTTTGGCTTCCGGTTATATGTACGGCAGTTATCAATTGGTAA
- a CDS encoding TonB-dependent receptor, whose amino-acid sequence MKVMLYALIKKYFNKITPSFLLLTVVLSTALMKPVLGNTYTQQVLNNKISIKLSDVELQKAFLALEDKAECVINYNPAIFKSVKRISIDVKDVPITQVLKKLLEGTGVTYKIADAKTILLYKIPDPVKTGQLTGKILDEKGAALPGAGVKIIELNRSVSTAVDGSFSIAVEPGTYTVEVSYVSYQGRRITDVVIKSGTVTPLTISMKPSSATLAGVVITGGYKKSSTDGLLARQKNAAEISNGISAEQIARTPDSNLGEAIKRISGISTIDNKYVVVRGMGERYNAATLDGSVLPSTEVGRKAFAFDLIPSNLIDNVVVSKTITPDMNTSFAGGLVQINTKDIPDQNFSSFSIGTGINDQSIGKDFYSPKRGKYDFLGFDDGRRDFPKDLRYTPALASNRPDLQRAEDKFAQSRLFTNDNLTLYKTPAAMAQNYQFTIGRVNHADSSSIFGVLGSLSYRNTQNISEISELRRGTYNPGFNNYGNDYNFNTSLGGLLNAGLKLKNHRISLRNTYTRKFESITRIMNNYLDNIGSEEIGLMPPNQRITVLPSFLDLLQNKLSFQHQLGKVKLDWDIARTGIKRNEKDVIRRDLYPRMINGEYVLVNATNSTQTGEFPNSRSHYLNKETDFNWNISGAMPFTLGNTRNILKTGYSGTKKHLKLNWEGAQLNDIYQYTPDSLLYLPISEKIKPENLNPKGFVWEVHPFLIDFYEGKSQQHAGYAMFDNRFSEQWRLVWGLRAEYYKYKELKNPTNSSGGVEEIKDLKDKTWRWLPSANLTYSPLQDLNLRVAYSRTAIRPEFLERAKFMMYNPDLDAPVYSKGLTSTVVDALDFKAELFPALGEIISVGAFYRYFDKPVELTRQPSQDARYDYVLTNAVWAKNYGLELELRKRLDFIANKTWLTNMSIYGNATFIHSEVQTSSQSKSTEPFVLSRNKRPLYGQAPYLFNAGLQYDGKHFGTNVVFNRSGRKMYIVSNRMPDSEYQRPYSQLDAQLSYRFLQPRIEIKLNAGNLLNNAVEYYNNRMSYRQATPEDGIPITDVDQFILKPGYTDDFEKDDMKTFRQKIGRTYSLQLTYNF is encoded by the coding sequence ATGAAGGTAATGCTATACGCTTTAATAAAAAAATACTTTAATAAAATTACACCCTCTTTTTTGCTGCTGACGGTAGTTCTTTCGACTGCTTTGATGAAACCTGTTTTGGGAAATACCTATACACAGCAAGTTTTAAACAATAAAATCAGCATTAAATTGTCGGATGTGGAATTGCAAAAGGCATTCCTTGCCCTGGAAGACAAGGCAGAATGTGTGATCAATTATAACCCGGCAATTTTTAAATCTGTAAAACGCATCAGTATTGATGTGAAAGATGTACCCATCACTCAGGTGCTGAAAAAATTGTTGGAAGGCACAGGAGTGACCTATAAAATCGCTGATGCCAAAACTATCCTCTTGTACAAAATACCTGATCCGGTAAAAACAGGACAATTAACAGGTAAAATCCTGGATGAAAAAGGAGCAGCTTTACCAGGTGCCGGAGTAAAAATTATAGAGCTGAACCGGTCAGTGAGTACGGCCGTCGACGGTTCTTTTAGTATCGCAGTGGAGCCGGGAACATACACCGTAGAAGTCAGTTATGTGAGTTACCAGGGCCGGAGAATAACAGATGTAGTGATTAAATCAGGAACTGTTACGCCATTAACGATTAGTATGAAACCTAGTTCAGCAACATTGGCAGGAGTAGTGATCACGGGAGGTTATAAAAAAAGCTCCACCGATGGGCTGCTGGCACGTCAGAAAAATGCTGCCGAAATCAGCAATGGCATCAGTGCAGAGCAAATTGCCAGAACACCAGATAGCAATCTTGGGGAGGCAATAAAGCGAATCTCCGGGATTTCTACAATAGACAATAAATATGTGGTGGTGAGAGGAATGGGGGAGCGTTATAATGCGGCTACCCTAGATGGTTCCGTATTGCCAAGTACGGAAGTGGGGAGAAAAGCTTTTGCCTTTGACCTGATTCCTTCCAATCTGATTGACAATGTGGTGGTCAGCAAAACGATTACTCCGGATATGAACACCAGTTTTGCCGGTGGCCTGGTGCAGATCAATACCAAAGATATTCCCGATCAGAATTTCAGCAGTTTTTCCATTGGTACCGGGATCAACGACCAGAGTATAGGGAAAGATTTTTATTCGCCAAAACGTGGAAAGTATGATTTCCTGGGCTTCGATGATGGCAGAAGGGATTTTCCAAAAGACCTGAGGTATACGCCTGCATTGGCTTCTAACCGTCCGGATCTACAGCGAGCAGAAGATAAATTTGCCCAGAGCAGGCTGTTTACCAATGATAACCTGACTTTGTATAAAACACCGGCGGCTATGGCTCAAAATTATCAGTTTACTATAGGTAGAGTCAACCATGCAGACAGTTCCAGTATTTTTGGGGTACTGGGTTCCCTGAGTTATCGGAATACCCAAAATATTTCAGAAATCTCTGAACTAAGGAGGGGTACATATAATCCTGGATTCAATAACTATGGCAATGATTATAACTTCAACACCAGTCTTGGTGGTTTATTGAATGCAGGTTTGAAATTGAAAAACCATCGGATCAGTTTGAGAAATACCTACACCCGAAAGTTTGAAAGCATCACCCGGATCATGAACAATTACCTGGACAATATCGGTTCGGAAGAAATCGGTCTGATGCCTCCAAATCAGAGGATTACGGTGTTGCCAAGTTTTCTTGACCTCCTGCAAAATAAACTGAGCTTTCAGCATCAGCTCGGCAAGGTAAAACTGGATTGGGATATAGCCCGTACCGGCATCAAAAGGAACGAGAAAGATGTGATCCGCAGAGACCTTTACCCTCGAATGATTAATGGGGAATATGTCTTGGTTAACGCTACCAATTCTACTCAAACCGGTGAGTTTCCAAATTCCAGAAGTCATTATCTGAATAAGGAAACAGATTTTAACTGGAACATTTCAGGCGCAATGCCATTTACATTGGGCAATACCCGTAATATTTTGAAGACCGGTTATTCAGGGACTAAAAAACACCTGAAATTAAACTGGGAAGGTGCACAGCTGAACGATATTTATCAATACACCCCGGATAGCTTGCTATATCTGCCCATCTCAGAAAAGATCAAACCAGAGAATTTAAATCCGAAGGGATTTGTTTGGGAAGTGCATCCCTTTTTGATAGATTTTTATGAAGGTAAAAGTCAGCAGCATGCCGGATACGCAATGTTTGATAACCGTTTTTCCGAACAGTGGAGATTGGTATGGGGGCTACGTGCAGAATATTACAAATACAAAGAATTGAAGAACCCGACCAATTCAAGTGGAGGAGTGGAGGAAATAAAAGACCTGAAAGACAAAACATGGAGGTGGCTGCCCTCTGCAAATCTAACATATAGTCCGCTGCAAGACCTCAATCTGAGAGTCGCTTATTCCAGAACGGCCATTCGTCCGGAGTTTTTGGAGCGTGCGAAATTTATGATGTATAATCCTGATTTGGATGCACCCGTATATAGTAAGGGTTTGACCAGTACGGTAGTGGATGCACTGGATTTTAAAGCAGAACTGTTCCCTGCGCTGGGAGAAATAATCTCTGTAGGTGCTTTTTACCGATATTTTGATAAACCGGTGGAATTAACGAGACAGCCTTCTCAGGATGCCAGGTATGACTATGTATTGACCAATGCGGTATGGGCAAAAAATTATGGACTGGAGCTGGAATTACGCAAGCGACTCGATTTTATTGCCAACAAGACTTGGTTAACCAACATGAGTATATATGGAAACGCCACATTTATCCATTCTGAAGTACAGACTTCCAGTCAAAGTAAATCTACTGAGCCATTCGTGCTGAGCAGAAATAAAAGGCCATTATATGGGCAGGCCCCTTACCTGTTCAATGCTGGTTTGCAGTATGATGGAAAGCATTTCGGTACTAATGTGGTGTTCAACAGATCTGGTCGTAAGATGTATATCGTTTCTAACCGAATGCCTGATAGTGAATACCAAAGGCCATACAGTCAGTTGGATGCCCAGCTCAGCTATCGTTTTCTGCAGCCGCGAATTGAAATAAAATTAAATGCGGGTAACCTGTTAAATAACGCGGTTGAATACTATAATAATAGAATGAGTTACCGTCAGGCTACTCCAGAAGATGGAATCCCGATTACCGATGTTGATCAGTTTATTCTTAAGCCAGGGTATACTGATGATTTTGAAAAGGACGATATGAAAACTTTCAGACAAAAGATTGGGCGTACGTATAGCCTGCAATTGACTTATAACTTTTAA
- a CDS encoding FecR family protein encodes MNTNEEIKLLFKLYLEGNTSPAQEERLFAILSKEDLLNESFEKTTTEMWAEDVPLRDDSLSAQAELQSVWNRIGEEEQDKKRHISWLKYAASLFLVCTAALTWYAMKIGDHKVTAATAFLTKSTRQGERLKLVLPDRSVVYLNGGSKLSFAHHFEKGKYRDIYLEGEAFFEVKEDPNCPFIVHTGSLQTRVLGTSFNIDAYPGKETFSVSVKTGKVGVSAANVNGLQHLSFLTPGKRLVYQLKAEKFSLNQLSVEAVNAWTESRFVFRNESLSNIILQLERSYNISFKVKNPALLRCRFNATFQHNTIKEIAGQLQLMSAGKIHYEFNNQNTTITLWGEACE; translated from the coding sequence GTGAATACCAACGAAGAAATTAAGCTTTTATTTAAGTTATACCTGGAAGGGAATACCAGTCCTGCTCAGGAAGAAAGATTGTTTGCTATCCTGAGTAAAGAGGATCTGCTAAATGAGTCTTTTGAAAAAACTACCACAGAGATGTGGGCTGAAGATGTCCCGCTTAGGGATGATTCTCTGTCAGCACAGGCAGAACTGCAATCGGTTTGGAATAGAATTGGAGAAGAAGAGCAGGATAAAAAACGTCATATTTCCTGGCTAAAATATGCCGCTTCTTTATTCCTGGTTTGTACGGCGGCACTAACCTGGTACGCCATGAAAATAGGAGATCACAAAGTGACAGCGGCGACTGCCTTTTTAACTAAATCTACAAGACAGGGTGAAAGACTAAAACTGGTACTTCCTGATCGCTCTGTGGTTTATTTAAATGGAGGGAGCAAGCTGAGTTTTGCGCATCATTTTGAAAAAGGAAAATACCGGGATATTTATCTGGAAGGAGAAGCGTTTTTTGAAGTGAAAGAAGACCCGAACTGTCCCTTTATAGTACATACCGGATCCTTGCAGACCCGCGTATTAGGTACTTCGTTTAATATAGATGCCTATCCAGGAAAAGAGACTTTTAGTGTGAGCGTAAAGACGGGCAAAGTTGGGGTCTCAGCGGCCAATGTCAATGGATTACAACACTTGTCTTTCCTTACTCCCGGGAAACGATTGGTATATCAACTGAAAGCGGAGAAATTTAGCTTAAATCAACTTTCGGTAGAAGCTGTAAATGCCTGGACAGAAAGTCGCTTTGTTTTCAGAAATGAGTCTTTAAGCAACATCATTCTTCAACTGGAAAGAAGTTATAATATCAGTTTTAAAGTGAAGAATCCTGCTTTATTAAGATGCCGTTTCAACGCTACTTTTCAACACAATACGATTAAAGAAATCGCCGGACAACTCCAGCTGATGAGCGCGGGTAAAATACATTATGAATTTAACAATCAGAATACCACAATTACTTTATGGGGGGAGGCTTGCGAATGA
- a CDS encoding ketopantoate reductase family protein, producing METTIKITVIGLGGVGGYFGFKLAQHYSDQQEVQISFIARGATYTVVKENGLTLLSPEHENPIAHPAKIYSDFAMFPSADVLLICVKEYDLEKVCMELKDKIKADTLILPLMNGVDIYERIRKVINTGIVLPACVYVASHIKEKGTVEHKGNAGKIVVGNDPKYPDYDAQKLINLMKSAGIDIQYKQDAFPDIWTKFFFIASFGLVSARYNQSIGEINELPKLRERATLIMEEIKSIAHKKNIDIPSDIIEKTFQKAATFPYATPTSLQLDIQSGKEHTELELFAGAIMDYGKALDIPVLESKRIYEEIKSGKIN from the coding sequence ATGGAAACAACAATAAAAATTACTGTCATTGGCCTTGGAGGTGTTGGCGGTTACTTCGGATTTAAGCTGGCACAACATTACTCAGATCAGCAGGAAGTGCAGATTTCTTTTATAGCCAGAGGAGCAACTTATACTGTCGTCAAAGAAAATGGTTTGACCTTACTGTCGCCAGAACATGAAAACCCAATCGCCCATCCAGCAAAAATCTACTCAGACTTTGCTATGTTCCCTTCAGCAGATGTGCTCTTAATTTGTGTCAAAGAATATGACCTGGAAAAGGTCTGTATGGAGTTAAAAGATAAAATCAAAGCCGATACACTGATTTTACCTTTAATGAATGGTGTAGACATTTATGAACGGATTAGAAAGGTGATCAATACTGGCATTGTACTTCCCGCCTGCGTATATGTCGCTTCTCATATTAAAGAAAAAGGAACCGTAGAACATAAAGGAAATGCAGGTAAAATTGTGGTTGGAAACGACCCGAAATATCCGGATTATGATGCACAGAAATTAATCAACTTAATGAAATCCGCAGGTATTGACATTCAATATAAGCAGGATGCTTTCCCTGACATCTGGACGAAATTCTTCTTCATAGCTAGCTTTGGGCTGGTTTCTGCCCGTTACAATCAGTCAATTGGAGAAATTAATGAGCTCCCGAAATTACGTGAGCGAGCGACCTTGATTATGGAAGAAATTAAGTCGATTGCCCACAAGAAAAACATTGATATCCCATCTGACATTATAGAAAAAACATTTCAAAAGGCAGCTACTTTTCCTTACGCCACCCCTACTTCATTGCAACTGGATATTCAATCCGGAAAAGAACATACAGAACTGGAATTATTTGCCGGCGCGATCATGGATTATGGAAAAGCATTGGATATTCCTGTGCTGGAAAGTAAGAGAATTTATGAAGAAATAAAATCAGGAAAAATCAATTGA
- a CDS encoding MFS transporter, producing the protein MSKSLPIFKSWVPEWLIKLSILLLLLSSVLLFALSTADGAAAAGYYGMEPADVQFSLLLFYAAVASFAGVERRFFERIITKDYLLICIVLEILIAYCCYHTREIWLVFTFRFLQGIVNCGITSICLTLLFGRLKSEHSREVGYTIFYGMILCVSPVTALFAAPLVENFEYNVLYKAIIFCFLPTAALLFSILNRVHLIRKKPLYQLDWASFLLFVVMLILIAYVLIYGQQKDWLEDLSIVYSILAILSLAVLSVLRQKALKRPTVDLSVFKYRNFSVGIVFLVILYLIRGAFTLTSTYFITVLGMDSLHANELMIFNILGIIAGSYIAIRFLILQKMLRVLWVAGFALLAMFFTLMCFLFATEADASTFILPLFLQGLGAGMVMSPIVMFIVSAVPVQMGQSAASVGVLVRFSAFSLSLALMNYFQLYFRGNHNNDMRSGLTVLDLGLSERLTGYQNALSSHGMLKDEAAKVAVGLLNKAVQKQAFLQYCVNYYEIIAALCLLTIVLIALQPVISRTMINVKGKRPAAAGF; encoded by the coding sequence ATGAGTAAATCACTGCCCATTTTTAAGTCATGGGTTCCCGAATGGCTTATCAAACTGAGTATTCTATTACTGCTGTTATCTTCGGTATTGTTATTTGCTTTATCTACTGCAGATGGGGCAGCAGCAGCAGGGTATTATGGCATGGAACCTGCAGATGTGCAATTTTCCTTATTGCTATTTTATGCTGCAGTAGCTAGCTTTGCAGGGGTAGAACGTCGTTTTTTTGAACGTATCATCACCAAAGATTATCTCTTGATCTGTATCGTTCTCGAAATCCTGATCGCTTATTGCTGTTACCATACCCGGGAAATATGGCTGGTTTTTACTTTTAGATTTTTACAGGGAATTGTCAATTGCGGCATTACCAGTATTTGTCTGACGCTATTGTTTGGAAGATTAAAATCGGAGCATTCCAGAGAAGTAGGATATACCATATTTTATGGAATGATTCTGTGTGTATCACCAGTGACAGCTTTATTTGCCGCGCCTTTAGTAGAGAACTTTGAATACAATGTTTTGTACAAAGCAATTATCTTTTGTTTTTTGCCAACTGCAGCATTGCTGTTCTCGATTTTAAACCGTGTACACCTGATCCGTAAAAAACCTTTATATCAACTGGATTGGGCTAGTTTTTTACTGTTTGTGGTGATGCTGATCCTCATTGCTTATGTGTTAATTTATGGCCAGCAAAAAGACTGGCTGGAAGACCTAAGCATTGTTTACAGTATATTGGCCATCCTCAGCTTAGCTGTCTTGTCTGTATTGCGACAAAAAGCTTTAAAGCGTCCTACGGTGGATCTTTCTGTATTCAAGTATCGGAATTTTAGTGTTGGAATTGTTTTTTTAGTGATCTTATATCTGATTAGAGGTGCTTTTACCTTAACCAGTACTTACTTCATCACAGTATTGGGAATGGATTCCTTACATGCAAATGAACTCATGATTTTTAATATTTTAGGGATTATTGCTGGCTCCTATATTGCAATTCGCTTCTTGATTCTGCAAAAAATGCTGCGGGTATTATGGGTTGCTGGCTTTGCATTATTAGCCATGTTTTTTACGCTGATGTGCTTTCTGTTTGCAACAGAAGCAGATGCCAGTACTTTTATCCTGCCGTTATTTTTGCAGGGCCTGGGTGCAGGAATGGTGATGTCACCAATCGTGATGTTTATCGTATCAGCGGTGCCGGTTCAAATGGGCCAATCTGCAGCATCAGTTGGGGTATTGGTGCGTTTTTCGGCATTCAGTCTGAGTCTGGCCTTAATGAATTATTTTCAGTTGTATTTTAGAGGAAACCATAATAATGACATGAGGAGCGGATTAACGGTGCTGGATTTGGGCTTATCTGAGCGATTGACCGGCTATCAAAATGCATTGTCAAGTCATGGGATGTTAAAAGATGAAGCGGCAAAAGTTGCGGTCGGACTCTTAAATAAAGCGGTGCAAAAGCAAGCATTTCTCCAGTATTGTGTCAACTATTATGAAATTATTGCCGCACTTTGTTTGTTGACTATCGTGCTGATTGCACTTCAACCAGTAATCAGTAGAACGATGATTAATGTGAAGGGGAAAAGACCCGCTGCGGCAGGATTTTAA
- a CDS encoding alpha/beta hydrolase, with product MKYLYSLMILGLLTTIDSNAQQQKKAARKTSTSTTSISSQKTESSPFSIGRTDIIKSNILGESRTLNIYLPDGYHPDSAKTYPVIYLLDGSANEDFLHVAGLTQFLSMTETMPAAIVVGIANVDRKRDYTFPTTIAADIKDYPTTGHSEKFISFIGKELQPYIEKNYKTNVSKMLIGQSLGGLLATEILLKSPVLFNQYMIVSPSLWWDNESLLAKAPELLKSLPATKTKVYVAVGKEGAVMEGDAKKLAETLKTTNLEVHFVYFPEGNHANVLHNALYKGFELFNKKK from the coding sequence ATGAAATATTTGTATTCCCTAATGATTTTGGGACTTCTTACAACAATTGATTCCAATGCCCAGCAGCAAAAGAAAGCTGCCCGAAAAACCAGTACCTCAACAACCTCAATCAGCAGTCAAAAAACTGAAAGCAGCCCTTTTTCTATTGGCCGGACAGATATAATTAAATCGAACATACTTGGCGAGAGCAGAACACTAAATATCTACCTACCCGATGGTTACCATCCGGATTCTGCAAAAACTTATCCGGTAATTTACTTGTTGGATGGTTCTGCAAACGAGGATTTTTTACATGTTGCAGGCCTGACTCAGTTTTTAAGTATGACGGAAACTATGCCTGCAGCAATTGTAGTAGGTATTGCAAACGTAGATAGAAAAAGAGATTATACTTTCCCTACAACTATTGCTGCGGACATCAAAGATTATCCTACTACCGGACATTCAGAAAAGTTCATCAGTTTTATCGGAAAAGAACTGCAGCCTTATATCGAGAAGAATTATAAAACAAATGTCAGTAAAATGTTGATTGGTCAAAGTTTAGGCGGCCTTTTAGCGACAGAAATATTGTTAAAATCGCCAGTATTATTCAACCAATACATGATTGTGAGCCCAAGTTTATGGTGGGACAATGAATCGTTGCTCGCTAAAGCACCTGAGCTGTTGAAATCATTGCCAGCTACAAAAACCAAAGTTTACGTTGCAGTTGGGAAAGAAGGAGCAGTAATGGAAGGTGATGCGAAAAAGCTGGCAGAAACCTTAAAGACGACTAATTTAGAAGTTCATTTTGTGTATTTCCCAGAAGGGAACCATGCCAATGTATTACACAATGCTTTGTACAAAGGTTTTGAACTTTTTAATAAAAAAAAATAA
- a CDS encoding GNAT family N-acetyltransferase yields MTTYLAEFKNIPLTTYLNLRKDAGLSPKTMEAAEIGLKNSVCEVLVSDPEQGGKPIGMGRITGDGGCHCQITDMCVLPEYQGKGIGKSIMEKLMEFINSELPSSCYISLIADGDASFLYEKFGFKDTLPASKGMAYLKR; encoded by the coding sequence ATGACGACTTACCTTGCCGAATTTAAAAATATCCCCCTGACCACTTATCTGAATTTAAGAAAAGACGCTGGCTTGAGCCCAAAAACAATGGAGGCAGCAGAAATAGGTTTAAAAAATTCCGTTTGTGAGGTCTTGGTTTCCGATCCGGAACAAGGTGGTAAACCTATTGGGATGGGCAGAATTACCGGTGATGGCGGCTGCCATTGTCAGATTACCGATATGTGCGTATTGCCGGAATATCAAGGCAAAGGAATAGGAAAATCGATTATGGAGAAACTGATGGAATTTATCAATAGTGAATTACCGTCTTCCTGTTACATCAGTTTGATCGCGGATGGCGATGCCTCATTTTTATATGAAAAGTTTGGTTTTAAAGACACCTTACCTGCTTCTAAAGGCATGGCTTATTTAAAGCGCTGA
- a CDS encoding GNAT family N-acetyltransferase, which yields MKPIITSSLIVDQLSINDAPFILDLLNTQGWKQFIGERNVHDLQDAARYIHKIINDPAVSYRVVRLKGSKIPVGVLTMIKRDDLAHHDIGFAFLPGYAGKGYAYESASALLEAPEVLVAHSRLLAISLKDNVRSIRLLEKLGMTFEEEINRDSEKLLRYGIAVKRSAL from the coding sequence ATGAAGCCGATAATTACTTCCAGTCTTATAGTAGATCAGCTGAGTATAAATGACGCTCCATTTATACTGGACTTGCTCAATACGCAAGGTTGGAAGCAGTTTATTGGCGAGCGAAATGTGCATGACCTACAGGATGCAGCACGTTATATTCACAAAATCATAAATGATCCGGCTGTCAGCTATCGGGTTGTTCGTTTAAAAGGTTCAAAAATCCCAGTCGGCGTTTTGACAATGATTAAAAGGGATGACTTAGCACACCACGATATTGGCTTTGCTTTTTTGCCAGGTTACGCTGGAAAAGGTTATGCTTATGAATCCGCATCGGCCTTACTGGAAGCACCAGAAGTTCTTGTTGCCCATTCTAGATTACTGGCCATTAGCTTAAAAGACAATGTCCGTTCTATTCGCCTTTTGGAAAAGTTAGGGATGACATTTGAGGAAGAAATCAACCGGGATTCCGAAAAGTTACTGCGTTATGGAATAGCGGTAAAAAGATCAGCGCTTTAA
- a CDS encoding S41 family peptidase, with protein MKFKSLCSCVVILLLLTSCKKDKSTPIYPEGSNEQINTWILDSLRKYYYWSDALPKTAALEQTPPAFFNSIRNSADRFSWLYLASDASTFTTSTRALYGFDYAIFEEPLSKQVLCVIKSVLKGSPGERSGLKRGIYIRRINGQEFSKDRIQALEKELINGRSTLLTLAKFQDGVFYEDRELNLIAGLTPYAQPAISQTMESGGKHIGYIYLDDFSAGTLNGLLPIFSQFKNIGLTDLVIDLRYNSGGEVSEAAGLCAMIPAGITAESPFIIYKGNKNGGTRNESIGTAAADVPLVDFKAFLQRNLSLSRVFVLTTAATASAAELVVNNLKPYLQVKVVGAQTLGKDEASFLIEDQHSPKKVAWEMYPIIYKLFNANGQGGYQNGISPDIAVNELNQLPLLPFGDVNDPLLKAALNQIGFLKPAVLASSSSRISLLQQQNGNKPGNTMVFSDTHRQKAQTSLVFTHR; from the coding sequence ATGAAATTTAAAAGCCTGTGTTCCTGTGTGGTTATACTCCTGTTGCTGACGAGCTGTAAAAAGGATAAATCTACGCCTATCTACCCCGAAGGGAGCAATGAACAGATCAATACCTGGATCTTAGACAGCCTTCGTAAGTACTATTACTGGTCTGATGCGCTGCCTAAAACAGCAGCACTTGAACAAACTCCACCAGCGTTTTTTAATTCGATTAGGAATTCCGCAGATCGGTTTTCCTGGCTTTACCTGGCTAGTGATGCCAGCACTTTTACCACCAGCACACGTGCTTTATATGGTTTTGATTATGCCATATTTGAAGAACCATTAAGCAAACAGGTGCTTTGTGTGATTAAATCTGTCTTAAAGGGATCTCCTGGAGAGCGATCTGGCCTGAAAAGAGGGATTTACATCCGTAGAATTAATGGACAGGAATTTAGTAAGGACCGTATTCAGGCGTTGGAAAAAGAACTGATTAACGGGCGGAGTACGCTGCTGACTTTAGCTAAATTTCAGGATGGGGTGTTTTATGAAGATCGGGAACTAAACCTGATTGCCGGATTAACACCTTATGCACAGCCTGCTATTTCCCAAACTATGGAAAGTGGAGGGAAGCATATCGGGTATATTTATCTCGATGATTTTTCCGCCGGAACACTGAATGGATTACTGCCCATATTTTCTCAATTTAAAAACATAGGTCTGACTGATTTAGTCATTGATCTACGCTATAATTCTGGTGGGGAGGTGTCAGAAGCAGCAGGACTTTGCGCCATGATTCCGGCAGGAATAACCGCAGAAAGCCCATTTATTATATACAAAGGAAATAAAAATGGGGGCACCAGGAATGAATCTATTGGCACTGCAGCCGCTGATGTCCCCCTGGTGGATTTTAAAGCATTCTTACAACGTAATTTAAGCTTAAGCAGGGTGTTTGTATTAACAACAGCTGCAACGGCCTCAGCGGCTGAATTAGTGGTAAATAACTTGAAGCCTTACTTACAGGTTAAAGTTGTTGGTGCACAAACGCTCGGAAAAGATGAAGCCAGTTTTTTAATTGAAGATCAGCACAGTCCAAAAAAGGTAGCCTGGGAAATGTACCCTATCATTTATAAATTATTTAATGCCAATGGACAGGGAGGCTATCAGAATGGTATTTCCCCTGATATAGCCGTTAATGAATTGAATCAGCTGCCACTTTTGCCCTTTGGCGATGTAAATGATCCCTTGTTAAAAGCTGCGCTGAATCAGATTGGTTTCTTAAAGCCTGCAGTACTGGCCTCCAGCAGTTCTAGAATTTCCCTGCTCCAACAACAAAATGGAAATAAACCGGGCAATACAATGGTTTTTTCTGACACGCATCGGCAAAAAGCGCAAACTAGCCTCGTTTTCACACACCGGTAA